The following proteins are co-located in the Polystyrenella longa genome:
- a CDS encoding SDR family oxidoreductase encodes MIDLTGKIALVTGSSRGIGRATALKLAQAGADIIVNYATSQAAAMELAQEILSMGRQVYVIKADMGEEDDIDCMMDFIKENIGQLDILVSNAATGGFRPLLKSKRAHFHTAMDINVLSLIFLVRAAYPLLAQSQGRGKVVTISSHGSHMALPMYGLIGGSKAALESVARHLTLEVGDHVNVNVVKAGLVETDSTRKIPFSDRMFAERDTKSMMGQRVLEADDVANTILFLCSPLSDLIQGETLTVDGGSAIHV; translated from the coding sequence ATGATTGACCTGACAGGCAAAATCGCTCTGGTAACAGGCAGCTCACGCGGTATTGGACGAGCCACCGCTTTGAAACTGGCTCAAGCCGGGGCGGATATCATCGTCAACTACGCCACATCTCAGGCCGCCGCCATGGAGCTGGCCCAGGAAATCCTCTCGATGGGTCGCCAGGTTTATGTCATCAAAGCCGACATGGGCGAAGAAGATGACATCGACTGCATGATGGACTTCATCAAAGAGAATATCGGGCAGCTCGACATTCTTGTCAGTAATGCCGCCACTGGTGGTTTCCGTCCCCTCCTCAAATCAAAACGGGCACACTTCCACACCGCGATGGATATCAACGTTCTTTCGTTGATCTTCCTGGTCCGTGCGGCATACCCGCTCCTCGCCCAATCACAAGGTCGCGGTAAAGTCGTCACGATTTCCAGCCACGGTTCACACATGGCTCTTCCCATGTACGGTCTGATCGGTGGCTCTAAAGCGGCTCTCGAAAGCGTTGCTCGGCACCTCACATTAGAAGTTGGTGATCACGTCAATGTGAACGTCGTCAAAGCGGGTCTGGTGGAAACCGACTCTACTCGTAAGATTCCATTCTCCGACCGTATGTTCGCCGAACGCGACACGAAGTCCATGATGGGACAGCGAGTTCTGGAAGCCGACGACGTCGCTAATACGATTCTCTTCCTGTGCAGCCCGCTCAGCGACCTCATTCAGGGCGAGACATTGACAGTCGATGGTGGTTCAGCCATCCACGTCTAG
- the hrpA gene encoding ATP-dependent RNA helicase HrpA — MTAIADYERLLSEVLSRDKHGLEQQLRRLKTSLTAGKPAEELRAQFEKRLDDSRQQLFNRRERKPKPSLDADLPILNHREELNAAIRDHQVVIVAGETGSGKSTQLPQLCLEMGRGVSGLIGHTQPRRIAARTIASRIAQELKVSQGKEVGYKIRFTDSTSADTYIKLMTDGILLAEMQNDRFLSQYDTLIIDEAHERSLNIDFLLGLLKKMLPKRPELKLIITSATIDADRFSEFFKTHGVLAPILNVSGRSYPVDVWYRPPEESKEDDVDWMTSVCDSVQEVCQHGPGDVLIFLPTERDIRELATQLRGRTIAGDYQNRKTEILPLYARLSNAEQNKVFQTGSQRRIVLATNVAESSLTVPGIRYVIDTGLARLSRYSARSKIQRLPIEPVSQASANQRKGRCGRVGPGICVRIYSEADFNSRDEFTTPEIQRSNLASVILQSTANRYGNLETFPFLDPPRPTMIRTGYKTLHELGALDEQQRLTEIGKKLAKLPVDCRIGRMILAGDEENCLHELLIIASALEIQDPRERPVEKQSAADQAHSRFSDENSDFLSYLKLWDAYHKWKTDLSNNQLRKKCLREFVSYNRMREWSEIFRQLSDLVRELGLKRQKRRDDGDAIHRALLCGLLSNIATKSDKYEYLGAGGHPLYLWPGSTLFKKKPKWIMAGELVETTRRFGRTIARIDPNWLERIAGHLIKRSYGPPFWSADRAAPMTDEKSTLFGLTIIPRRPVNLGRVNLEEARHRFIVHGLVEGDMECQATFFKQNQERLQEAEAIQHKLRKYDLLADQQSRYEFFDRQLPDDVCDLPRLNKWLKTAERSNPYVLQYSLNDLIQEDQDSESDKQFPDYLELGQNQFSLEYKLAPGEEDDGITMTVPKAAINQIDRQRLGWLVPGLLEEKVTALIKSLPKQLRRMFVPAPDTAREIMEKLSFGDGELLEQVALNLSRMSGEPITSTDFDVHKIPTHLRINLKVIDQDNTLVKKGETLEELQREVEQTAGSTLFDIDASQWNRSGLTEWPDLDLPEVVEVDHQGMRLKAYPCLTDDGESVSLILVDSPEKRFRLHREGILRLFLLKHHRQIRTQIENFPGLNQIQLLSSSISGMNLREQLTYLLARRALFMNDQLPVTDDQFQALCKQARNRLSVIIQELVDLIGPLVDQYHDVLMMLDRTKLPYLKPIVDDARSQLEHLVQPQMFTDTPFNWLSYYPRYLNGIKYRLEKATTGNHEKDLIQLPHFLPLWDKARKRLESRIGIDDPEFILYRWMIEELRVSIFAQPLGTSQTVSIKRLEKQWKKVRQ, encoded by the coding sequence ATGACGGCGATCGCGGACTATGAACGTCTCCTCTCTGAAGTCCTCAGCCGTGACAAGCATGGGCTGGAGCAACAGCTTCGTCGCCTCAAAACGTCACTCACGGCGGGGAAACCTGCGGAGGAGCTACGTGCCCAGTTCGAAAAACGTCTGGATGACTCTCGCCAACAATTGTTCAATCGCAGGGAACGTAAACCGAAGCCCAGCCTGGATGCAGATCTCCCTATCCTGAATCACCGGGAGGAACTGAATGCGGCCATTCGCGATCATCAGGTCGTGATTGTTGCGGGGGAGACCGGGTCTGGAAAATCGACACAGCTTCCACAACTCTGTCTCGAGATGGGTCGGGGAGTTAGTGGATTGATTGGACACACGCAGCCACGCCGGATTGCTGCTCGTACGATCGCATCGCGGATTGCCCAGGAATTAAAGGTGAGCCAAGGGAAAGAAGTCGGGTATAAGATCCGCTTCACTGACAGCACATCGGCGGATACTTACATTAAGCTGATGACAGACGGTATCTTGCTTGCAGAGATGCAGAATGATCGATTTCTGAGCCAGTACGATACGCTCATCATTGATGAGGCTCATGAACGGTCGTTGAATATTGATTTCCTGCTCGGTCTTCTCAAAAAGATGTTACCGAAACGACCAGAACTGAAACTGATTATTACTTCGGCCACGATAGACGCAGATCGTTTCAGCGAGTTCTTTAAAACTCATGGTGTTCTTGCGCCAATTCTGAACGTCTCAGGGCGGAGTTACCCGGTTGATGTTTGGTATCGCCCGCCGGAAGAAAGCAAAGAGGACGATGTCGATTGGATGACGTCCGTTTGCGATAGTGTGCAGGAAGTCTGCCAACATGGCCCCGGTGACGTACTCATCTTTCTACCGACAGAACGAGATATCCGGGAATTGGCTACGCAGTTGCGGGGAAGAACGATTGCGGGTGATTATCAGAATCGAAAGACAGAGATCCTTCCACTCTATGCGCGCTTGTCCAATGCGGAACAGAACAAGGTTTTCCAAACAGGATCACAGAGACGAATTGTTCTGGCTACGAATGTCGCTGAGTCATCGTTGACTGTTCCGGGAATTCGATACGTTATTGACACCGGGCTGGCGAGGCTGAGCCGGTACTCCGCTCGTTCCAAAATTCAGCGATTGCCTATTGAGCCCGTTTCACAAGCATCGGCCAATCAGCGCAAAGGTCGTTGTGGTCGAGTCGGACCGGGGATTTGCGTTCGTATTTATAGCGAAGCGGACTTCAACTCTCGCGATGAATTTACGACTCCAGAAATTCAGCGAAGTAATCTGGCGTCAGTCATTCTTCAGTCCACTGCGAACCGATACGGGAATCTTGAGACGTTTCCCTTTCTTGATCCGCCACGTCCGACAATGATTCGCACAGGTTATAAAACACTGCACGAGTTGGGGGCACTCGACGAGCAGCAGCGTTTGACGGAGATCGGAAAGAAGCTGGCCAAATTGCCGGTTGACTGCCGCATCGGGCGTATGATCCTTGCCGGTGATGAAGAAAACTGCCTGCATGAATTGCTGATTATTGCCTCCGCTCTGGAAATACAAGACCCACGTGAACGTCCAGTTGAGAAACAGTCGGCGGCGGACCAGGCCCATTCTCGATTTTCTGATGAGAATTCCGACTTTCTAAGTTACCTGAAATTATGGGACGCCTATCATAAGTGGAAGACTGATTTATCGAACAATCAACTTCGCAAAAAATGCCTTCGCGAGTTCGTCTCTTATAATCGAATGCGTGAATGGTCAGAGATATTCCGGCAGTTGAGCGACCTTGTTCGGGAACTCGGTTTAAAGCGACAGAAACGTCGTGATGATGGCGACGCAATCCATCGAGCGTTACTCTGCGGGCTTCTTTCCAATATTGCAACAAAGTCGGACAAGTACGAGTACCTTGGAGCGGGAGGACACCCGCTTTATCTCTGGCCCGGCTCGACCTTGTTCAAGAAGAAGCCCAAATGGATCATGGCAGGGGAGTTGGTCGAGACAACGCGACGTTTTGGTCGCACTATTGCGAGGATAGATCCTAACTGGCTGGAAAGAATCGCCGGTCATCTAATCAAACGGAGCTACGGTCCACCTTTCTGGAGTGCCGATCGTGCGGCGCCGATGACCGATGAAAAATCGACTCTGTTCGGTTTGACGATCATTCCCCGAAGACCAGTGAATCTTGGTCGTGTTAATCTAGAGGAAGCTCGGCACCGGTTTATTGTGCATGGGTTGGTCGAAGGAGATATGGAATGTCAGGCAACCTTCTTTAAACAGAACCAGGAAAGGTTGCAGGAAGCTGAAGCGATCCAACATAAGCTGAGAAAATACGATTTACTGGCCGATCAGCAAAGTCGCTATGAGTTCTTTGATCGCCAATTGCCGGATGATGTCTGTGATCTGCCACGTTTGAACAAGTGGCTCAAGACGGCGGAACGGTCGAATCCCTATGTGCTGCAATACTCTCTGAACGATCTCATTCAGGAAGATCAGGATTCGGAGTCGGACAAACAGTTCCCCGATTATCTGGAGCTGGGGCAGAATCAGTTTTCGCTCGAATATAAACTGGCTCCGGGCGAGGAGGATGATGGCATCACGATGACTGTCCCCAAGGCGGCGATCAACCAGATTGACCGACAACGCCTGGGATGGCTAGTTCCTGGATTACTTGAAGAGAAAGTGACCGCCCTGATCAAGTCTCTTCCCAAACAGTTGCGGAGGATGTTTGTTCCCGCTCCCGACACGGCTCGAGAGATTATGGAGAAACTCTCATTCGGGGATGGGGAACTACTGGAGCAAGTCGCTCTCAATCTCAGTCGCATGTCGGGTGAGCCGATCACCTCCACGGACTTCGACGTACACAAGATACCAACTCACTTGCGTATTAACTTGAAGGTGATTGACCAGGATAATACCTTGGTCAAAAAAGGAGAAACGCTGGAAGAACTCCAGCGTGAGGTGGAACAGACAGCAGGAAGTACTCTGTTCGATATTGATGCATCTCAATGGAATCGGTCTGGTTTAACTGAGTGGCCTGATTTGGATTTACCTGAAGTCGTCGAAGTCGATCACCAGGGAATGAGGTTGAAAGCTTATCCCTGTTTGACTGATGACGGAGAATCTGTCAGCTTGATTCTGGTTGATTCTCCAGAGAAGCGTTTCCGATTACATCGGGAAGGGATACTTCGATTGTTTCTACTGAAGCATCATCGACAGATACGCACCCAAATTGAAAACTTTCCCGGTCTGAATCAAATCCAGTTGCTTTCTTCTTCAATCTCTGGAATGAACCTCAGAGAGCAGCTGACTTATCTACTTGCTCGTCGTGCGCTGTTTATGAATGATCAATTGCCCGTCACAGACGATCAATTTCAGGCTTTATGTAAACAGGCTCGAAATCGATTGTCGGTCATCATTCAGGAACTAGTCGATCTCATCGGTCCGCTGGTCGATCAATATCACGACGTACTGATGATGTTAGACAGAACAAAACTGCCCTACCTGAAACCGATTGTGGATGATGCTCGTTCCCAGTTGGAGCATCTGGTGCAACCGCAGATGTTCACGGATACTCCGTTTAACTGGCTCAGTTACTATCCGCGTTATCTCAACGGAATTAAATACCGCTTAGAGAAAGCAACCACCGGTAATCACGAGAAAGATTTGATACAGCTGCCGCACTTCCTCCCGCTGTGGGACAAGGCTCGTAAGCGATTGGAGTCTCGAATAGGGATCGATGATCCTGAATTTATTCTGTATCGCTGGATGATTGAAGAACTGCGGGTTTCTATCTTTGCGCAGCCTTTGGGTACATCGCAGACGGTCTCCATCAAACGATTGGAGAAGCAGTGGAAAAAGGTTCGGCAGTAA